A window of the Fibrobacter sp. UWT2 genome harbors these coding sequences:
- a CDS encoding FISUMP domain-containing protein, giving the protein MSFAKSYKFTIIALALCAVGFIACSDSDSSSDANGEDKVLSIWVGDMLANGDTLILGMGEGLYEMSVESSGEWRFENGTTFIDSIYPESGSGDAVVKIHVKKNDSDERLKGELRVVYPEDTDLNTSMDVWQVYSGDYGDNMNVDDNTVVMAFLVCGMLGPAGIATDDCAINALNGLLGADEMKNRLLDYRDWRIYKTTVIKSQVWMAENLRYDSEGGHTYCFNDDKANCRKYGRLYNYYAAKNACPDGWHLPSKAEWLTLINELGGEAAAGKALKSTSGWKSEGNGNDDYKFSALPVGYSIKNTYYSMDEETQFWASTGYGGNAFYLVSLNFDNDSAAVHPKAARYGLSVRCLKD; this is encoded by the coding sequence ATGAGCTTTGCAAAAAGTTATAAATTCACGATAATCGCACTTGCTTTGTGTGCGGTCGGTTTCATCGCCTGTTCGGATTCGGACAGTTCTAGTGACGCAAACGGTGAAGACAAAGTGCTCTCTATCTGGGTTGGTGATATGCTAGCCAATGGCGATACGCTGATTCTTGGCATGGGTGAAGGTCTTTACGAAATGAGTGTGGAGTCCAGCGGAGAATGGCGTTTTGAAAATGGGACGACTTTCATTGATTCGATTTATCCCGAATCAGGCTCGGGTGATGCGGTTGTAAAAATCCATGTAAAAAAGAATGATTCCGATGAGCGACTTAAGGGAGAATTGCGGGTTGTATACCCTGAGGATACGGATCTGAATACATCAATGGATGTATGGCAGGTGTATAGCGGTGATTATGGAGATAATATGAATGTAGATGATAATACTGTAGTAATGGCATTTCTCGTTTGTGGCATGTTGGGGCCGGCTGGGATTGCTACAGATGATTGTGCGATAAATGCGCTTAATGGTCTTTTAGGGGCTGATGAGATGAAAAATCGATTGCTGGATTACCGCGATTGGAGAATTTATAAAACGACGGTAATTAAGTCACAGGTTTGGATGGCTGAAAATCTCAGGTATGATTCGGAAGGAGGTCATACTTATTGTTTCAATGATGATAAAGCAAATTGTCGAAAATACGGCCGACTCTATAACTATTATGCGGCAAAAAATGCTTGTCCAGACGGCTGGCATTTGCCGAGCAAAGCTGAATGGCTTACTTTAATAAATGAACTTGGGGGTGAAGCCGCTGCTGGCAAGGCGCTCAAATCTACCTCTGGATGGAAGAGCGAAGGTAACGGGAATGATGACTACAAATTCTCTGCGTTACCCGTAGGTTACTCGATTAAAAATACTTATTATAGCATGGACGAAGAAACTCAGTTTTGGGCATCGACAGGTTATGGAGGCAATGCCTTTTACTTAGTTTCCCTAAATTTCGATAATGATTCGGCTGCAGTGCATCCTAAGGCTGCTCGCTATGGACTCAGTGTTCGTTGTCTAAAGGATTAG